Genomic segment of Candidatus Hydrogenedentota bacterium:
CCTACACTCAATTACCTTTACCCAAAAGGAAATAAGGCAAGCTCCGCGCTGATGCGGCGAAGCTTCTCGCAAAAGCCTGAGTCTAGGATATCACGCAAGAACAAAATGTTTCAATCTCGTTTCGATATTAAAAAAATAGCTTTACAACGGGTATCCTTGCTGCACAACAACAAGCTCAGGCTCCGTCTCTGCGATGGACTGCAGTCTCTGTTTATCATTGAGCTTCGTCAGAATATTTCTCTTTTATTTTTGTAATCACACCACACTCATATAGGTGCTCAAAAGCGCTGACGACTTGAGGATCAAAAAAAGTGCCCTTGCCCTCTAAGATTTTTTGTTTGGCGACTTTATCGGAAAAAGCGTCTTTATAGGGTCTTACCGTGGTAAGGGCATCGTAGACGTCAGCAAGGGTGACAATTCGGGACGATAAAGGGATTTCTTCGCCTTTCTTTCCTTTGGGATAGCCGCTGCCATCCCAACGCTCATGGTGATTGGCGGCAATCTCGCGGGCGACCCCGAAAAAGGGCTTATCTCTCAATATAGCGGCGCCCTTCAAGGGATGTGTTTTCATTTCTTCCCATTCTTGCTCCGTGAGGGATCCCGGCTTTTTAAGCACGTCGTCGGGCACGTTGAGTTTCCCCACATCGTGCATCATACTTGAATAGCCGATTTCAATGATTTCCGGTTCGGAAAGCCCTAATTGCCGTGCGATGGCCTCGGAATAGTAACGGACCCGCCGCAGGTGGCTTCCTGTAACGTCATCTTTAGCTTCGGCGGCCATGGCAAGCATATAAATGGCTTCCAGACTCATTTCGAAAAGACGTTTTTCGAGGTCTTTCATTTCTGTGATATCTCGGGCAATGCCAATATAGCCCATGGGCGTGCCCTCATCGTCGCGGATCTGGGTAATGGACAAAAATGAATACCAGAGATTGCCATTCTTTTTTTTATTTAAAATTTCGCCGCGCCACCACCCCCCATTTAAAATGATAGCCCACATTTCTTTGTAGGTTTGTAAGGTGGTTGCTTCCGATTTCAAAATGTTGGGTTTAAGGCCGATGGCTTCGCGCGCCTCATAGCCGGTAATTTTGGTAAAGGCGGCGTTCACGTATCGGATGACACTGTCCATGTCTGTTATAACGATAGAATCGACGGTATTACCGAGGGCCAAATAA
This window contains:
- a CDS encoding PAS domain S-box protein is translated as MSILNNETFYLALGNTVDSIVITDMDSVIRYVNAAFTKITGYEAREAIGLKPNILKSEATTLQTYKEMWAIILNGGWWRGEILNKKKNGNLWYSFLSITQIRDDEGTPMGYIGIARDITEMKDLEKRLFEMSLEAIYMLAMAAEAKDDVTGSHLRRVRYYSEAIARQLGLSEPEIIEIGYSSMMHDVGKLNVPDDVLKKPGSLTEQEWEEMKTHPLKGAAILRDKPFFGVAREIAANHHERWDGSGYPKGKKGEEIPLSSRIVTLADVYDALTTVRPYKDAFSDKVAKQKILEGKGTFFDPQVVSAFEHLYECGVITKIKEKYSDEAQ